In Drosophila pseudoobscura strain MV-25-SWS-2005 chromosome 4, UCI_Dpse_MV25, whole genome shotgun sequence, the following proteins share a genomic window:
- the LManII gene encoding lysosomal alpha-mannosidase isoform X2, with translation MNVHVHINAKESYQVHFSSRAELCSPLDHSDVVGYWCRKHSHRKEKATMSRETISWSAALCIFSYFLHGVDMRNINAAYDKLRESPASQCGYLSCHPTKPNMLNVHLIAHTHDDVGWLKTVDQYYYGSETNIQKAGVQYIIDSVVDALIKDPEKRFIYVESAFFFKWWKEQTSSVQESVKKLVSEGRLEFIGGAWSMNDEATTHYQSIIDQFSWGLRRLNDTFGECGRPRIGWQIDPFGHSREMASIFAQMGFDGMFFGRLDYQDKDERLMTKNAEMIWHGSANLGKSSDLFTGALYNNYQAPDGFCFDILCSDDPIIDGKHSPDNNVKERVDAFFDFVTKMAESYRTPNLLITMGEDFHYQNAGMWYTNMDKLIKYANARQVNGSNINLIYSTPSCYLKSLHESGITWPTKSDDFFPYASDPHAYWTGYFTSRPTIKRFERDGNHFLQVCKQLSAIAPKKSAEFEPHLTFMRETLGIMQHHDAITGTEKQKVALDYAKRLSVGIRACAANTRSVLNQLSVQSETSASTSETRSDYIFDFKICPLLNITSCPVSESNERFALTLYNPLAHFTDEYVRVPVTHYNYKVIDNKGVTMEIQLLPIPSAVMKMKNRSSNAQYELVFFATNLPPLGYRTYYIEKLNSPEEFLRPSFSPKKTSSLTVIGNEYIKLGFDTNGFLSEVTADGLTRIVSQEFLYYEGAKGNNAEFLNRSSGAYIFRPNKNKIHFVANQVDIEVYRGEIVQEVHQKFNDWISQVVRVYRSKSYAEFEWLIGPIPIDDDVGKEVITRFNSGIESAGIFYTDSNGREMIKRQRNRRDTWNVKLNEEVSGNYYPVTTKITLEDTTARMAILTDRAQGGSSLQDGALELMVHRRLLHDDAFGVGEALNETEHGKGLIARGKHLFFFGQSGTRKGISLKATERIVQIESLLPTWKFFSNMKSYNAEEWRTSFRNIFNGISVVLPKSVHLLTLEPWHLNQLLVRFEHIMEKGEDVHYSRSVQINVKDVLSTFKIDDMRETTLDGNAWLNETQRLQFVPDSEEEVYNSYATFSKLAKTVHLLSAAKPLLGVKYSDEALPSGQLGAESNRLKRNVHTGPFDSHKDDQASGPKGVDISFISDSDDKKYIIELSPMEIRTFVVYLSGY, from the exons atgaatgtacatgtacatatcaACGCCAAAGAGAGCTATCAAGTACATTTTAGTTCTCGAGCTGAGTTGTGTTCTCCGCTTGATCATTCTGATGTGGTTGGTTATTGGTGTAGGAAACATTCA CATAGAAAGGAAAAAGCTACCATGTCTCGCGAAACTATATCTTGGTCTGCAGCTTTATGCATATTTTCTTACTTTCTACATGGCGTCGATATGCGAAATATCAATGCAGCCTACGACAAATTGAGAGAGTCACCGGCATCCCAGTGCGGTTATCTG AGCTGTCATCCTACAAAACCGAATATGTTAAATGTGCATCTGATAGCACACACCCATGATGACGTCGGATGGTTAAAAACGGTTGACCAATATTACTACGGCAGTGAGACTAATATTCAAAAGGCTGGTGTGCAATATATAATTGATTCAGTTGTGGACGCTTTGATCAAAGATCCAGAGAAACGATTTATCTACGTTGAATCGGCTTTTTTCTTTAAATGGTGGAAGGAGCAAACTTCATCAGTTCAAGAATCCGTGAAAAAGTTGGTAAGCGAAGGAAGGCTGGAGTTTATTGGTGGAGCATGGAGTATGAATGATGAAGCCACAACGCATTATCAAAGCATAATAGATCAATTTTCCTGGGGTTTAAG ACGTTTAAATGATACCTTTGGAGAATGTGGTCGCCCTCGAATAGGGTGGCAAATTGACCCATTTGGTCACTCAAGAGAGATGGCTTCAATATTCGCGCAAATGGGATTCGATGGAATGTTTTTCGGGCGATTAGATTACCAGGATAAGGACGAACGCCTAATGACAAAGAACGCTGAAATGATATGGCACGGATCCGCAAATTTAG GAAAGTCTTCTGATCTGTTCACTGGTGCCCTTTACAACAATTACCAAGCACCGGATGgattttgttttgatattCTGTGCAGTGATGATCCCATAATAGATGGAAAACATAGCCCCGATAACAATGTTAAAGAACGG GTAGATGctttctttgattttgttaCTAAAATGGCTGAAAGTTATCGGACACCTAACTTACTTATTACTATGGGTGAGGATTTTCACTACCAAAACGCCGGAATGTGGTATACAAACATGGACAAATTAATAAA GTATGCGAATGCTCGTCAGGTGAATGGGTCAAATATAAACTTAATTTATTCGACCCCATCTTGTTATCTCAAATCGCTGCACGAGTCCGGCATTACATGGCCCACGAAGAGTGATGACTTCTTTCCATACGCATCTGACCCTCATGCTTATTGGACGGGATACTTTACATCGCGACCAACGATAAAGCGCTTTGAGCGGGATGGTAATCATTTCTTGCAAGTATGCAAGCAACTAAGTGCAATTGCTCCAAAAAAATCGGCTGAATTTGAGCCTCATCTGACATTTATGCGCGAAACACTTGGCATCATGCAGCACCATGATGCAATAACCGGCACAGAAAAGCAAAAGGTCGCGTTAGATTATGCAAAACGCTTAAGTGTCGGGATCAGGGCATGCGCTGCGAACACAAGATCTGTGCTAAATCAATTATCCGTACAATCGGAGACAAGTGCGAGTACAAGTGAGACACGTTCTGattatatttttgattttaaaatctGTCCCTTGCTGAACATCACTTCTTGTCCCGTATCCGAGTCAAATGAAAGATTTGCATTAACGCTCTACAATCCACTGGCTCATTTTACCGATGAATATGTGAGAGTACCCGTTACACACTACAATTATAAAGTAATTGATAATAAGG GTGTGACTATGGAAATTCAGCTGTTACCAATACCCTCCGCAgtaatgaaaatgaaaaacagaAGCTCAAATGCACAGTATGAGCTGGTATTTTTCGCGACTAACCTTCCACCATTGGGATATAGGACTTATTATATTGAAAAATTGAATTCTCCTGAAGAATTCCTCAGGCCAAGTTTTTCACCAAAGAAAACATCAAGTTTAACAGTAATTGGAAACGAA TATATTAAATTAGGCTTTGACACTAATGGGTTTCTCTCAGAAGTAACTGCTGATGGCTTAACACGAATCGTTAGCCAAGAGTTCCTGTACTATGAAGGTGCTAAGGGAAACAATGCGGAGTTTCTAAATCGATCATCTGGAGCTTACATCTTCcggccaaacaaaaataaaattcactTCGTCGCTAACCAAGTAGATATTGAAGTATACAGAGGCGAAATTGTGCAAGAGGTCCATCAGAAATTCAATGATTGGATAAGTCAAGTAGTGCGCGTATATCGCTCGAAAAGTTATGCTGAGTTTGAGTGGTTAATCGGCCCAATTCCAATTGATGATGACGTTGGCAAAGAAGTCATTACCCGCTTTAACTCTGGCATCGAGTCGGCGGGCATATTCTACACCGATTCAAACG GTCGTGAAATGATAAAGAGACAGCGAAACCGCCGTGATACATGGAACGTAAAACTGAACGAAGAAGTATCAGGTAACTACTACCCTGTGACAACAAAAATTACCTTGGAGGACACAACGGCGCGTATGGCAATTCTTACGGACAGAGCCCAAGGAGGAAGCTCACTACAAGATGGGGCCCTGGAATTGATGGTACATCGTCGTTTGCTACACGATGACGCATTTGGTGTGGGAGAAGCATTAAATGAAACTGAGCACGGCAAAGGTTTAATTGCACGAGGCAAGCATCTTTTCTTCTTTGGTCAGTCCGGTACTCGCAAAGGTATTTCTCTAAAAGCTACTGAACGGATAGTGCAAATAGAAAGCTTGTTGCCTACATGGAAATTTTTTAGCAATATGAAGTCTTACAATGCAGAAGAATGGCGCACATCTTTTAGAAATATA ttCAATGGAATCTCGGTAGTTTTGCCAAAATCCGTACATTTACTAACGCTAGAACCATGGCACCTAAACCAACTCCTTGTACGATTTGAACATATAATGGAGAAAGGAGAAGATGTACATTATTCTAGATCCGTACAGATTAATGTTAAGGACGTCCTGAGTACTTTTAAAATCGACGATATGCGTGAAACAACTCTTGATGGAAATGCCTGGTTAAATGAAACTCAACGATTGCAATTTGTACCTGACTCCGAGGAAGAGGTATACAACTCATATGCAACATTCTCAAAATTAGCAAAGACTGTGCACTTATTAAGTGCGGCAAAACCGTTGCTGGGTGTAAAATATTCTGATGAAGCTTTACCATCTGGACAGTTGGGTGCTGAAAGTAACCGTCTTAAGCGGAATGTTCACACAGGTCCTTTCGATTCACATAAAGATGACCAAGCCTCAGGACCTAAAGGTGTAGATATTTCCTTTATATCGGATAGTgatgataaaaaatatataattgaGTTAAGCCCAATGGAGATTCGTACTTTCGTTGTATATTTGTCGGGATATTAG
- the LManII gene encoding lysosomal alpha-mannosidase isoform X3, giving the protein MYMYISTPKRAIKYILVLELSCVLRLIILMWLVIGVGNIQKEKATMSRETISWSAALCIFSYFLHGVDMRNINAAYDKLRESPASQCGYLSCHPTKPNMLNVHLIAHTHDDVGWLKTVDQYYYGSETNIQKAGVQYIIDSVVDALIKDPEKRFIYVESAFFFKWWKEQTSSVQESVKKLVSEGRLEFIGGAWSMNDEATTHYQSIIDQFSWGLRRLNDTFGECGRPRIGWQIDPFGHSREMASIFAQMGFDGMFFGRLDYQDKDERLMTKNAEMIWHGSANLGKSSDLFTGALYNNYQAPDGFCFDILCSDDPIIDGKHSPDNNVKERVDTFLDYAKTQSKYYRTDNVIITMGGDFTYQAAQVYYKNLDKLIRYANARQVNGSNINLIYSTPSCYLKSLHESGITWPTKSDDFFPYASDPHAYWTGYFTSRPTIKRFERDGNHFLQVCKQLSAIAPKKSAEFEPHLTFMRETLGIMQHHDAITGTEKQKVALDYAKRLSVGIRACAANTRSVLNQLSVQSETSASTSETRSDYIFDFKICPLLNITSCPVSESNERFALTLYNPLAHFTDEYVRVPVTHYNYKVIDNKGVTMEIQLLPIPSAVMKMKNRSSNAQYELVFFATNLPPLGYRTYYIEKLNSPEEFLRPSFSPKKTSSLTVIGNEYIKLGFDTNGFLSEVTADGLTRIVSQEFLYYEGAKGNNAEFLNRSSGAYIFRPNKNKIHFVANQVDIEVYRGEIVQEVHQKFNDWISQVVRVYRSKSYAEFEWLIGPIPIDDDVGKEVITRFNSGIESAGIFYTDSNGREMIKRQRNRRDTWNVKLNEEVSGNYYPVTTKITLEDTTARMAILTDRAQGGSSLQDGALELMVHRRLLHDDAFGVGEALNETEHGKGLIARGKHLFFFGQSGTRKGISLKATERIVQIESLLPTWKFFSNMKSYNAEEWRTSFRNIFNGISVVLPKSVHLLTLEPWHLNQLLVRFEHIMEKGEDVHYSRSVQINVKDVLSTFKIDDMRETTLDGNAWLNETQRLQFVPDSEEEVYNSYATFSKLAKTVHLLSAAKPLLGVKYSDEALPSGQLGAESNRLKRNVHTGPFDSHKDDQASGPKGVDISFISDSDDKKYIIELSPMEIRTFVVYLSGY; this is encoded by the exons atgtacatgtacatatcaACGCCAAAGAGAGCTATCAAGTACATTTTAGTTCTCGAGCTGAGTTGTGTTCTCCGCTTGATCATTCTGATGTGGTTGGTTATTGGTGTAGGAAACATTCA AAAGGAAAAAGCTACCATGTCTCGCGAAACTATATCTTGGTCTGCAGCTTTATGCATATTTTCTTACTTTCTACATGGCGTCGATATGCGAAATATCAATGCAGCCTACGACAAATTGAGAGAGTCACCGGCATCCCAGTGCGGTTATCTG AGCTGTCATCCTACAAAACCGAATATGTTAAATGTGCATCTGATAGCACACACCCATGATGACGTCGGATGGTTAAAAACGGTTGACCAATATTACTACGGCAGTGAGACTAATATTCAAAAGGCTGGTGTGCAATATATAATTGATTCAGTTGTGGACGCTTTGATCAAAGATCCAGAGAAACGATTTATCTACGTTGAATCGGCTTTTTTCTTTAAATGGTGGAAGGAGCAAACTTCATCAGTTCAAGAATCCGTGAAAAAGTTGGTAAGCGAAGGAAGGCTGGAGTTTATTGGTGGAGCATGGAGTATGAATGATGAAGCCACAACGCATTATCAAAGCATAATAGATCAATTTTCCTGGGGTTTAAG ACGTTTAAATGATACCTTTGGAGAATGTGGTCGCCCTCGAATAGGGTGGCAAATTGACCCATTTGGTCACTCAAGAGAGATGGCTTCAATATTCGCGCAAATGGGATTCGATGGAATGTTTTTCGGGCGATTAGATTACCAGGATAAGGACGAACGCCTAATGACAAAGAACGCTGAAATGATATGGCACGGATCCGCAAATTTAG GAAAGTCTTCTGATCTGTTCACTGGTGCCCTTTACAACAATTACCAAGCACCGGATGgattttgttttgatattCTGTGCAGTGATGATCCCATAATAGATGGAAAACATAGCCCCGATAACAATGTTAAAGAACGG GTCGATACGTTTTTGGATTACGCCAAAACACAAAGCAAATACTACCGAACCGACAATGTTATTATAACAATGGGTGGTGACTTTACATATCAGGCTGCGCAAGTTTATTACAAAAATCTCGACAAATTAATACG GTATGCGAATGCTCGTCAGGTGAATGGGTCAAATATAAACTTAATTTATTCGACCCCATCTTGTTATCTCAAATCGCTGCACGAGTCCGGCATTACATGGCCCACGAAGAGTGATGACTTCTTTCCATACGCATCTGACCCTCATGCTTATTGGACGGGATACTTTACATCGCGACCAACGATAAAGCGCTTTGAGCGGGATGGTAATCATTTCTTGCAAGTATGCAAGCAACTAAGTGCAATTGCTCCAAAAAAATCGGCTGAATTTGAGCCTCATCTGACATTTATGCGCGAAACACTTGGCATCATGCAGCACCATGATGCAATAACCGGCACAGAAAAGCAAAAGGTCGCGTTAGATTATGCAAAACGCTTAAGTGTCGGGATCAGGGCATGCGCTGCGAACACAAGATCTGTGCTAAATCAATTATCCGTACAATCGGAGACAAGTGCGAGTACAAGTGAGACACGTTCTGattatatttttgattttaaaatctGTCCCTTGCTGAACATCACTTCTTGTCCCGTATCCGAGTCAAATGAAAGATTTGCATTAACGCTCTACAATCCACTGGCTCATTTTACCGATGAATATGTGAGAGTACCCGTTACACACTACAATTATAAAGTAATTGATAATAAGG GTGTGACTATGGAAATTCAGCTGTTACCAATACCCTCCGCAgtaatgaaaatgaaaaacagaAGCTCAAATGCACAGTATGAGCTGGTATTTTTCGCGACTAACCTTCCACCATTGGGATATAGGACTTATTATATTGAAAAATTGAATTCTCCTGAAGAATTCCTCAGGCCAAGTTTTTCACCAAAGAAAACATCAAGTTTAACAGTAATTGGAAACGAA TATATTAAATTAGGCTTTGACACTAATGGGTTTCTCTCAGAAGTAACTGCTGATGGCTTAACACGAATCGTTAGCCAAGAGTTCCTGTACTATGAAGGTGCTAAGGGAAACAATGCGGAGTTTCTAAATCGATCATCTGGAGCTTACATCTTCcggccaaacaaaaataaaattcactTCGTCGCTAACCAAGTAGATATTGAAGTATACAGAGGCGAAATTGTGCAAGAGGTCCATCAGAAATTCAATGATTGGATAAGTCAAGTAGTGCGCGTATATCGCTCGAAAAGTTATGCTGAGTTTGAGTGGTTAATCGGCCCAATTCCAATTGATGATGACGTTGGCAAAGAAGTCATTACCCGCTTTAACTCTGGCATCGAGTCGGCGGGCATATTCTACACCGATTCAAACG GTCGTGAAATGATAAAGAGACAGCGAAACCGCCGTGATACATGGAACGTAAAACTGAACGAAGAAGTATCAGGTAACTACTACCCTGTGACAACAAAAATTACCTTGGAGGACACAACGGCGCGTATGGCAATTCTTACGGACAGAGCCCAAGGAGGAAGCTCACTACAAGATGGGGCCCTGGAATTGATGGTACATCGTCGTTTGCTACACGATGACGCATTTGGTGTGGGAGAAGCATTAAATGAAACTGAGCACGGCAAAGGTTTAATTGCACGAGGCAAGCATCTTTTCTTCTTTGGTCAGTCCGGTACTCGCAAAGGTATTTCTCTAAAAGCTACTGAACGGATAGTGCAAATAGAAAGCTTGTTGCCTACATGGAAATTTTTTAGCAATATGAAGTCTTACAATGCAGAAGAATGGCGCACATCTTTTAGAAATATA ttCAATGGAATCTCGGTAGTTTTGCCAAAATCCGTACATTTACTAACGCTAGAACCATGGCACCTAAACCAACTCCTTGTACGATTTGAACATATAATGGAGAAAGGAGAAGATGTACATTATTCTAGATCCGTACAGATTAATGTTAAGGACGTCCTGAGTACTTTTAAAATCGACGATATGCGTGAAACAACTCTTGATGGAAATGCCTGGTTAAATGAAACTCAACGATTGCAATTTGTACCTGACTCCGAGGAAGAGGTATACAACTCATATGCAACATTCTCAAAATTAGCAAAGACTGTGCACTTATTAAGTGCGGCAAAACCGTTGCTGGGTGTAAAATATTCTGATGAAGCTTTACCATCTGGACAGTTGGGTGCTGAAAGTAACCGTCTTAAGCGGAATGTTCACACAGGTCCTTTCGATTCACATAAAGATGACCAAGCCTCAGGACCTAAAGGTGTAGATATTTCCTTTATATCGGATAGTgatgataaaaaatatataattgaGTTAAGCCCAATGGAGATTCGTACTTTCGTTGTATATTTGTCGGGATATTAG
- the LManII gene encoding lysosomal alpha-mannosidase isoform X1, which produces MNVHVHINAKESYQVHFSSRAELCSPLDHSDVVGYWCRKHSHRKEKATMSRETISWSAALCIFSYFLHGVDMRNINAAYDKLRESPASQCGYLSCHPTKPNMLNVHLIAHTHDDVGWLKTVDQYYYGSETNIQKAGVQYIIDSVVDALIKDPEKRFIYVESAFFFKWWKEQTSSVQESVKKLVSEGRLEFIGGAWSMNDEATTHYQSIIDQFSWGLRRLNDTFGECGRPRIGWQIDPFGHSREMASIFAQMGFDGMFFGRLDYQDKDERLMTKNAEMIWHGSANLGKSSDLFTGALYNNYQAPDGFCFDILCSDDPIIDGKHSPDNNVKERVDTFLDYAKTQSKYYRTDNVIITMGGDFTYQAAQVYYKNLDKLIRYANARQVNGSNINLIYSTPSCYLKSLHESGITWPTKSDDFFPYASDPHAYWTGYFTSRPTIKRFERDGNHFLQVCKQLSAIAPKKSAEFEPHLTFMRETLGIMQHHDAITGTEKQKVALDYAKRLSVGIRACAANTRSVLNQLSVQSETSASTSETRSDYIFDFKICPLLNITSCPVSESNERFALTLYNPLAHFTDEYVRVPVTHYNYKVIDNKGVTMEIQLLPIPSAVMKMKNRSSNAQYELVFFATNLPPLGYRTYYIEKLNSPEEFLRPSFSPKKTSSLTVIGNEYIKLGFDTNGFLSEVTADGLTRIVSQEFLYYEGAKGNNAEFLNRSSGAYIFRPNKNKIHFVANQVDIEVYRGEIVQEVHQKFNDWISQVVRVYRSKSYAEFEWLIGPIPIDDDVGKEVITRFNSGIESAGIFYTDSNGREMIKRQRNRRDTWNVKLNEEVSGNYYPVTTKITLEDTTARMAILTDRAQGGSSLQDGALELMVHRRLLHDDAFGVGEALNETEHGKGLIARGKHLFFFGQSGTRKGISLKATERIVQIESLLPTWKFFSNMKSYNAEEWRTSFRNIFNGISVVLPKSVHLLTLEPWHLNQLLVRFEHIMEKGEDVHYSRSVQINVKDVLSTFKIDDMRETTLDGNAWLNETQRLQFVPDSEEEVYNSYATFSKLAKTVHLLSAAKPLLGVKYSDEALPSGQLGAESNRLKRNVHTGPFDSHKDDQASGPKGVDISFISDSDDKKYIIELSPMEIRTFVVYLSGY; this is translated from the exons atgaatgtacatgtacatatcaACGCCAAAGAGAGCTATCAAGTACATTTTAGTTCTCGAGCTGAGTTGTGTTCTCCGCTTGATCATTCTGATGTGGTTGGTTATTGGTGTAGGAAACATTCA CATAGAAAGGAAAAAGCTACCATGTCTCGCGAAACTATATCTTGGTCTGCAGCTTTATGCATATTTTCTTACTTTCTACATGGCGTCGATATGCGAAATATCAATGCAGCCTACGACAAATTGAGAGAGTCACCGGCATCCCAGTGCGGTTATCTG AGCTGTCATCCTACAAAACCGAATATGTTAAATGTGCATCTGATAGCACACACCCATGATGACGTCGGATGGTTAAAAACGGTTGACCAATATTACTACGGCAGTGAGACTAATATTCAAAAGGCTGGTGTGCAATATATAATTGATTCAGTTGTGGACGCTTTGATCAAAGATCCAGAGAAACGATTTATCTACGTTGAATCGGCTTTTTTCTTTAAATGGTGGAAGGAGCAAACTTCATCAGTTCAAGAATCCGTGAAAAAGTTGGTAAGCGAAGGAAGGCTGGAGTTTATTGGTGGAGCATGGAGTATGAATGATGAAGCCACAACGCATTATCAAAGCATAATAGATCAATTTTCCTGGGGTTTAAG ACGTTTAAATGATACCTTTGGAGAATGTGGTCGCCCTCGAATAGGGTGGCAAATTGACCCATTTGGTCACTCAAGAGAGATGGCTTCAATATTCGCGCAAATGGGATTCGATGGAATGTTTTTCGGGCGATTAGATTACCAGGATAAGGACGAACGCCTAATGACAAAGAACGCTGAAATGATATGGCACGGATCCGCAAATTTAG GAAAGTCTTCTGATCTGTTCACTGGTGCCCTTTACAACAATTACCAAGCACCGGATGgattttgttttgatattCTGTGCAGTGATGATCCCATAATAGATGGAAAACATAGCCCCGATAACAATGTTAAAGAACGG GTCGATACGTTTTTGGATTACGCCAAAACACAAAGCAAATACTACCGAACCGACAATGTTATTATAACAATGGGTGGTGACTTTACATATCAGGCTGCGCAAGTTTATTACAAAAATCTCGACAAATTAATACG GTATGCGAATGCTCGTCAGGTGAATGGGTCAAATATAAACTTAATTTATTCGACCCCATCTTGTTATCTCAAATCGCTGCACGAGTCCGGCATTACATGGCCCACGAAGAGTGATGACTTCTTTCCATACGCATCTGACCCTCATGCTTATTGGACGGGATACTTTACATCGCGACCAACGATAAAGCGCTTTGAGCGGGATGGTAATCATTTCTTGCAAGTATGCAAGCAACTAAGTGCAATTGCTCCAAAAAAATCGGCTGAATTTGAGCCTCATCTGACATTTATGCGCGAAACACTTGGCATCATGCAGCACCATGATGCAATAACCGGCACAGAAAAGCAAAAGGTCGCGTTAGATTATGCAAAACGCTTAAGTGTCGGGATCAGGGCATGCGCTGCGAACACAAGATCTGTGCTAAATCAATTATCCGTACAATCGGAGACAAGTGCGAGTACAAGTGAGACACGTTCTGattatatttttgattttaaaatctGTCCCTTGCTGAACATCACTTCTTGTCCCGTATCCGAGTCAAATGAAAGATTTGCATTAACGCTCTACAATCCACTGGCTCATTTTACCGATGAATATGTGAGAGTACCCGTTACACACTACAATTATAAAGTAATTGATAATAAGG GTGTGACTATGGAAATTCAGCTGTTACCAATACCCTCCGCAgtaatgaaaatgaaaaacagaAGCTCAAATGCACAGTATGAGCTGGTATTTTTCGCGACTAACCTTCCACCATTGGGATATAGGACTTATTATATTGAAAAATTGAATTCTCCTGAAGAATTCCTCAGGCCAAGTTTTTCACCAAAGAAAACATCAAGTTTAACAGTAATTGGAAACGAA TATATTAAATTAGGCTTTGACACTAATGGGTTTCTCTCAGAAGTAACTGCTGATGGCTTAACACGAATCGTTAGCCAAGAGTTCCTGTACTATGAAGGTGCTAAGGGAAACAATGCGGAGTTTCTAAATCGATCATCTGGAGCTTACATCTTCcggccaaacaaaaataaaattcactTCGTCGCTAACCAAGTAGATATTGAAGTATACAGAGGCGAAATTGTGCAAGAGGTCCATCAGAAATTCAATGATTGGATAAGTCAAGTAGTGCGCGTATATCGCTCGAAAAGTTATGCTGAGTTTGAGTGGTTAATCGGCCCAATTCCAATTGATGATGACGTTGGCAAAGAAGTCATTACCCGCTTTAACTCTGGCATCGAGTCGGCGGGCATATTCTACACCGATTCAAACG GTCGTGAAATGATAAAGAGACAGCGAAACCGCCGTGATACATGGAACGTAAAACTGAACGAAGAAGTATCAGGTAACTACTACCCTGTGACAACAAAAATTACCTTGGAGGACACAACGGCGCGTATGGCAATTCTTACGGACAGAGCCCAAGGAGGAAGCTCACTACAAGATGGGGCCCTGGAATTGATGGTACATCGTCGTTTGCTACACGATGACGCATTTGGTGTGGGAGAAGCATTAAATGAAACTGAGCACGGCAAAGGTTTAATTGCACGAGGCAAGCATCTTTTCTTCTTTGGTCAGTCCGGTACTCGCAAAGGTATTTCTCTAAAAGCTACTGAACGGATAGTGCAAATAGAAAGCTTGTTGCCTACATGGAAATTTTTTAGCAATATGAAGTCTTACAATGCAGAAGAATGGCGCACATCTTTTAGAAATATA ttCAATGGAATCTCGGTAGTTTTGCCAAAATCCGTACATTTACTAACGCTAGAACCATGGCACCTAAACCAACTCCTTGTACGATTTGAACATATAATGGAGAAAGGAGAAGATGTACATTATTCTAGATCCGTACAGATTAATGTTAAGGACGTCCTGAGTACTTTTAAAATCGACGATATGCGTGAAACAACTCTTGATGGAAATGCCTGGTTAAATGAAACTCAACGATTGCAATTTGTACCTGACTCCGAGGAAGAGGTATACAACTCATATGCAACATTCTCAAAATTAGCAAAGACTGTGCACTTATTAAGTGCGGCAAAACCGTTGCTGGGTGTAAAATATTCTGATGAAGCTTTACCATCTGGACAGTTGGGTGCTGAAAGTAACCGTCTTAAGCGGAATGTTCACACAGGTCCTTTCGATTCACATAAAGATGACCAAGCCTCAGGACCTAAAGGTGTAGATATTTCCTTTATATCGGATAGTgatgataaaaaatatataattgaGTTAAGCCCAATGGAGATTCGTACTTTCGTTGTATATTTGTCGGGATATTAG